The Bradyrhizobium sp. WBAH42 genome includes a window with the following:
- a CDS encoding GNAT family N-acetyltransferase yields MSIEIDILNGDASWPIAEPLLQAVWAPQLVAGKPWAHVKWANADLRVLLETPEDGLVCHVGIYFRTITWNGQKVHVGGIGGVSTREDQRGRGYATTAIEAAVHTIRANEAVRFALLVCEPHNATFYQARSWLPFNGEVYCEQPEGRIRFTYMAPYVFHIVRAPTLGTIDLCGLPW; encoded by the coding sequence ATGAGCATCGAAATCGACATATTGAACGGCGACGCCTCGTGGCCGATCGCGGAGCCGCTGCTTCAGGCGGTCTGGGCACCGCAGTTGGTCGCAGGCAAGCCCTGGGCTCACGTCAAATGGGCCAATGCCGATCTCCGCGTGCTGCTCGAGACGCCCGAGGACGGTCTCGTCTGCCACGTCGGCATCTACTTCCGCACCATCACCTGGAACGGACAGAAGGTTCATGTCGGCGGCATCGGCGGCGTCTCCACGCGCGAGGACCAGCGCGGCCGTGGCTATGCAACCACGGCTATCGAGGCAGCGGTGCATACGATCCGCGCCAACGAGGCGGTCCGTTTCGCCCTGCTGGTCTGCGAGCCGCACAACGCGACCTTCTACCAGGCCCGGAGCTGGCTGCCCTTCAACGGCGAGGTCTATTGCGAGCAGCCGGAAGGGCGGATCCGGTTCACCTACATGGCGCCCTATGTCTTCCACATCGTGCGCGCGCCGACGCTGGGCACGATCGACCTATGCGGCCTGCCGTGGTGA
- a CDS encoding superoxide dismutase, translating into MTFTLPPLPYAYDALGQYMSKETLEYHHDKHHQAYVTNGNNALKGTEWEGKSLEEIVKGSFGKNPAVFNNAGQHYNHIHFWSWMKPNGGGTKLPGKIEKKINEDLGGFEKFKTDFQAAGVGQFGSGWCWLQVKNGKLEISKTPNGENPLVHGATPILGCDVWEHSYYIDYRNRRPDYLKAFVENLVNWEYVESLFEKA; encoded by the coding sequence ATGACCTTTACGCTGCCCCCACTTCCTTACGCCTATGACGCCCTCGGCCAGTACATGTCGAAGGAGACGCTGGAATATCACCACGACAAGCATCATCAGGCCTACGTCACCAACGGCAACAACGCGCTCAAGGGGACCGAATGGGAAGGCAAGTCCCTTGAAGAGATCGTCAAGGGCTCGTTCGGCAAGAACCCTGCGGTGTTCAACAACGCCGGCCAGCACTACAACCACATCCATTTCTGGAGCTGGATGAAGCCCAATGGCGGCGGCACCAAGCTGCCGGGCAAGATCGAGAAGAAGATCAACGAGGACCTCGGCGGTTTCGAGAAGTTCAAGACGGACTTCCAGGCGGCCGGCGTCGGCCAGTTCGGCTCCGGCTGGTGCTGGCTCCAGGTCAAGAACGGCAAGCTCGAGATCTCCAAGACCCCGAACGGCGAGAATCCGCTGGTGCACGGCGCCACCCCGATCCTCGGCTGCGACGTCTGGGAGCACTCCTACTACATCGACTATCGCAACCGCCGCCCTGATTATCTCAAGGCGTTCGTCGAGAACCTCGTGAACTGGGAATACGTGGAGTCCCTGTTCGAGAAGGCGTGA
- a CDS encoding permease, which produces MSEPSPNNPAPGGDAESEPRPGRVRKPIGWSTIIIAALVAVSAALVWRRDGTDGVLDILTHDLSLFSGILPRVLAGCLLGAFISEILPHEKVSRSLGPKSGLMGLLIGTAFGAILPGGPFTAYPVASALLAVGADFGATIAMVVSWTLIGYGRAVAWEIPIMGTDFTLWRILISLPLPVLAGALGRFVYIRLYPKPLAKDDES; this is translated from the coding sequence TTGTCAGAACCTTCCCCGAACAATCCGGCGCCTGGCGGCGACGCGGAATCCGAGCCGCGGCCGGGCCGGGTCCGCAAGCCGATCGGCTGGTCGACCATCATCATCGCAGCTCTGGTGGCGGTGAGTGCGGCACTGGTCTGGCGGCGCGACGGCACCGACGGCGTTCTGGACATACTCACCCACGATCTCTCGCTGTTCTCGGGCATCCTGCCGCGCGTGCTCGCCGGCTGCCTGCTCGGCGCCTTCATCTCGGAAATCCTGCCGCACGAGAAAGTCTCGCGCTCGCTCGGGCCGAAATCCGGGCTGATGGGCCTGCTGATCGGCACCGCCTTCGGCGCAATCCTGCCCGGCGGTCCCTTCACCGCCTATCCGGTCGCCAGCGCACTCCTCGCGGTCGGCGCCGATTTCGGCGCAACCATCGCCATGGTCGTGAGCTGGACGCTGATCGGCTATGGCCGGGCGGTCGCCTGGGAAATCCCGATCATGGGCACCGATTTCACGCTGTGGCGGATTTTGATCTCGCTGCCGCTGCCCGTGCTCGCCGGCGCGCTCGGCCGCTTCGTCTACATCAGGCTCTATCCGAAGCCCCTCGCGAAGGACGACGAGAGTTGA